The following is a genomic window from Nymphaea colorata isolate Beijing-Zhang1983 chromosome 3, ASM883128v2, whole genome shotgun sequence.
TTTCATGCTTATTTCGACGTGTGTTGCAGCACATTTGTAACTTCCAAGACATCAATGGATATTGAAATTTTAATCAAATCAGGGCATTTCAGTTGCTGATTTCCATGTAAAAACTGTTTAAAAGGAGTTTAATTTTGTGAAACAAAGGTGAAAACTCGAGAATTGCACTGCTCATATGGTCCTGCAGTTAAGTACAATCAATTGCTTATacatatgttttattttgatgGGAAAGGTGGTCATCTGTAATAAACACAGTACGTGGCGGGCCTTTTACATGGGGTCCTGCCATTGGTGGCAGGGTGTTCGTATGGAACTCAGTTTGCCAAATGTTGGGACAACCGTAGGTGCTGTTGCTAGCGACTTTGTTGGTAGTGGCATATGTCTGACTCTTGTTATCGTGTAAACATATTGCTAaatcttcttcattttatcaaatgttagttttcattttaaaaaaaaattgagttgttTGACATTAGCTTGTGAACGATAATAAGGACCCATCGGGTATTCATAAAAAAAGTAATTAGTTACACGGaatttttgttataaaaaattattttgcaatGTACATTTCATCGCTAAAAGTATGTTCCACTACCATGAGAACAAACGCAAACCTAAAATTGCAACATCGATGTTTCATTCTCATAGAtaattaacaacaaaaaatttgcatTGGTGATAATGAATCATTTGTAACAATATCaatttcatcattaatggattCAACATCGTGATTTTTAGTAATAGAAATGGATTTCTTTGTTACTAAAAGTCTTTCCTCTTGTAGTGCTTGTTATGAATATGCTTGCAGAATGTATGAATTGGACATGGAAAAGGAAATAGCAGCCATTGAAATGAATTATCGATGCTTGAAAACTTGAGTCTTACCAGATGACAAAAATGCCATTGGTGTGAAATGAGTctataaagtaaaataaaatattgatggGAGCATGCACGAATACAAagcaaggcttgttgcaaaaggatatgctcaagaatatatGATAGATTTGTCATAAACTTGTTCTCTTGTTAGACATTTTGAAACTGTTATAATTATTTTGGCACTAGAAGCTCATATGAAATGGTCAGGTTTTCAGTTTGAAGTGAAGTATGTTTTTCTAAATGGTTTTTGGGAGGAAGAAATTTATGTTTGCCAACCTCAGGTGTTTGCTCTCAATGGACAAGATGAGGTATATAAGTTGAAGAAAGCTCTTGCTGGACTTAGACAAGCACTAAGAGCTTGGTTTGGGAGATTATTAAATTTACACTTTATACACAATGGATTTCACATAAGTAAAAGTAAACACACTTTATGTGTGAAGGAAATAGGTAAGGACGTTCTTATaatttgtgttatatatatatatatatatatatatatatatatataggctctTCTAGTTGCctcattgaaaaatttaaggcAAGCATGATGTGTGAATTTGATATATCAAATCTGAGATTGTTAGATTATTTTTTTGGACTTTAAGTTAAATAGACTAATGatgatgttttcatttttgaagaaaaatatactttatatatgcttgaaaattttaatatgttGTCATGCAAGTCTTGTTTTATTCTCATGAACACCAATGAGAAATTAACTATAAATGATGACATTGTGAGAGTTGATGTGAAGCTATGTAAGAGTCTAGTTGGGAAATTGATGTACCTCACAAACACATCTAGATATTGTGTTATCAATTGATCTGATCTCCAAGTTTATGCATTACCTATCAAGATATCATTTTGAAGCAGCAAATGAATCCGAGCAACAACCAACTATGGGATTGGGAACCAATGTAAATATTAAATTAGTTGGCTTTTCTAATAGTGATTGAGCTGGTTTTATAGCTGACAAAAAACAATAATGGGTTCATCTTTACCCTTGACTCTGGGGTTGTGTTTTGGATGTTGAAAAAACAAGTAATTGGGCCTTACCATCTTCAGACGCGGAGTATGCTGCAACCACTGCATATACCTGTCAAGCTATCTAGATACGAAAAATTTTAGGTGACAACTTGATGCATCAAAGCTTTTTTGTGATAACCAAGCTGGAATTGTCGTGACAAAAAAACCAGTGTTCTggaagaactaaacatattgagcTTAACCACCACTTTATCTGTGAAACAGTCACCGATTGATCAATCATAATGAAGTATTGTTCTACGAATGATCAAGTGGCTGACAGATTTACAAAAGCTCTCGACTATTCAAAGTTCATGAAGTTCAAGTCATCTCTTGGTGTAGAAAGTGATAGAATGTGACACAAAACTCCTTTCCACATGTGGAGTCCATAATAAGGGACGCCTTTGCTAAAGTGTTGAAGAAAGGTTAAAGTCATGTGGCAGCTTTTTATAAAGGTACGTAGCTGTGACATGATAAGTTACAAGGacttttcttatattttaatatcATGAACGTGGTAGAGTTACATGTTCTCTTAGGCTTATATATAGAGGTCTTGGAGTCCATTATGGTGTACCACGGTACAATTGAAATGTGCGCATGAGCTTAGTGTTCTTGCAATAGTGTTCCACGagctcttctttgttttttgcttcCTCCAACAGAACCAACCTCTTTCAAGGGAGTTCATGGCGGCCAAGACAATGCAGGCTGTTAGATACGAAGCTTACGGTGGTGGTTCCGCTGCCCTAAAGGTACGGACTAGCTCATCCTCATCACACTCTAACCCCCTTTATCAGCCCTTCTGTATTATTTTGTCATATAACACGgacattttatttatatattggtgcccctcAACCATTTTATTATCCAAGCTGACTATATGCATACAAACTAATGTTTATTTGCATATTTTGCCCCACGGACATTTTATTTCTATATTGGTTCCCCTCAACCATTTTACTTTCCAAACTGACTATATGTTCAGGTGCATGAAATTAGGTGACACAGTGCTCAAAAGTTGAAATTAAAATCCCTCCTTACAAAGACaaaatggaggaagaaaaaattacatGGTCCTCGTCAGGGAGCGACATGGTTCGACCCTGTATACACACCACAGTGGTTTTTACTATGGGGGTGTTGGGTGACACCCGTTTTtgtaaaaagtttgttttatgaaacccaagttttttaacaaGTAATTTGGAAActttgtttatttgtttgaattATACATCCCAAAACTGGCTTTTCATGAATAACAAATgcttttctctccttttttacaaaaccaaattttataTTGGAAACTGAGTTTTCCTCAAATCTTATTTTAATCTCCCCGAAAAACTCAAAACCTGGCTTTAGAGGCAAAACTGATTTTGCGGTGTCATCCAAATCGTCTGCAAAGCCTAAAATTTGATTATTAGTTATTTGAAACCTCAGCAACCAACCAATCCTTGTTAGGTTGAACCATAATAAAATGGAGAAACTAAGTGTAATTGTCAAGATCATCATCCCCTTACATTTCTTTTATAATATATAGGAAAGTTTCAAAATCAGCGCCCAACAACAAACAACCGATCAACAGCCCCTCAACTCTTGTATGTGATTGTTGAAGAACCggtttcttataaaaaaaatgtatattaaaataataaaaaagggaCACGATTCCCttttcaagcaatttttttCCAATATATGATAGGCACATTTTCAAGTTTCGATGCTCTAACAATTTAGATGTTCAATATTTATATTTCTATTCATTTAACAGAGGTACGCCTCCACTCATAGAGGTCAAACGAAAATCATTTTATGGGTATAGCACGTGAAATTTGGCTTTTACCCTATTTTTATTGTCCTGGTGCTTTCTAAAGAACATATTATGAAAAGGTTTGTTTAAAGTTTATGGCTAGCTTCGACAAATTTATTCATGACTTACTTCTATGTATTGATGCATCATTCTTCCACTGAAGTTTCAGATCTTTTAGTGTAAAATTTATGGACGAAAGTTGTGGCTCTAATTCTAAACTATTCTTATTGTTATTGTCGTGGTGTTTTAAAATGTACCTAACTTGGAATATATTATGAAAAGGTTCTTTTACGCTTATATGTAACTTTGTTAGATTTGTTCATGCGGTATTGCCATTGATTGATCCATCCCAGTATTTAAGTGTTTGAAACGTGAAAATTTATGAaggaaccaaaattttggattttaaagTATTATTGTCATTATCCGGGTGCTCCAGATGGAAGGGCACGTTATCAGACATTCAATGGCTcatttggcaacagtaataaATTGTTACTATTGTGTGAACCTAAACACTATGATGTCATTTTTTGTTGGTTGACATTCTCCTACCATTTAGATGGTGCGGTCCGAAAAATTAAAGCACAAAATTAATAAaggtaactgcaagtggtatgaCAATATGCGTCTCTTTATAAATGGCTTCGACTGATCGTATGCTTTCTTCGCTCTTTCCATGTCACAGAACTGTGTGATCGCCCACAAGGAAATGTGGACTGCCAACTCCTTCCCAGAAATTTTCCTGCAAAAGTTAAACCACCATATGGTTTCTTCCTGGAAGACAgattaaagaaaggaagaacatTTCAAGCAGAAATTAACATTAATACTGTTAGTTTATGCGCAATTCTTAACTGTGTTGTCCTACCaactttgaaaatcaaattaattcATGTATATAATTCAAGTTTGGTGGGCTTAAGACTGGAAAAAGTATGTAAGCCTAACTGGCCACATGACTGCTCATTCAGACGGGGGCCACAGCTGGTCGTTTGTGGAACACTGCATTTTAAAGAATATGGCATTCTTATTATCAAACGCCCAAGTAGGTCCTCGGAGTTAGATGAAAAACGGGTAGCTAAACCATGACAAGAGCACGGTTTTTTCCTACTCTTCTACCCTGTGCAGTCTTCGTTTCCTCCCCACCTGCATAGTGGTACAAAATGGCTGTTGTCATTCCTTTGATGAGGTCCTTATTTTAGAGGTCATTTGGTAGTAGGAATACTTTGTTCCGTCTTCGTTTCCTCCCCACCTGCATAGTGGTACAAAATGGTTGTTGTCATTCCTTTGATGAGGTCCTTATTTTAGAGGTCATTTGGCAGTAGTAATACTTTGTAAAAGTCCGTTGAATTTGTGAACATTAGTTGTTCCATGAATGTTGTCTAATCTTTGGGCGTGTTTATGGAGCACTCCTGTGAGTGTCCATGgtgccaaacgaccccttaaTGACCAATTCTGATTTTTGGTGAGTTTTTGTTGGGTCTCATTAACTTCATATTAGTAATGTTCTTGTCTTAGACAATGCAGgattcattttctattttacaTGTTCGAAATATTTTAATAACGACAGGTGGCCTATCTCGATTAGGAGTTTACTGTAAGTATACTCCTAATTACATCAGTTTAGGTGACGATTGAAAACTTGGGTTTAGGTAATCAAGTTCTATCTGGGTGACGATTCGTGACCATGGGGGTCTGCTTCTGTGAGTTATCaataattaatttataaaaatcagGTTCTGCTTGGCTGACGATTGAAAACCTGGCTTTAAGTAACCAAGTTCTATTTGGCTGACGATTCGTGACCATGGGGGTCTGCCTTTGTGTTTGACAAAAGAACGAGTTGGTTTCGGAACGCATTTCTAGAATACATGTTCAACGGAACACTATGTTCTACATAATATATTTACGTGTAGTGTTTAACTGTTCAATTTAGAAACAACATCCATaatcagatcatgtttcttgaaacaaaaacatagtGTTCTCGAAACATATTTTTAAGACACTATTCTAACAACACAATGTTCTTTTACTGATGAATGCCCTCTTACTGACAGATTTATTGACAATAAGATGCACCAGTTGCTTGTACGtcaaaaatgaatttgagaAAATGATCTTCCAACTCTATTGCTAACATATCATCTTCTGTTGAATGAGTGAGGTTTCGGTACTTGCTTGAATCAAATGTCACAGTAGCCCTACCTAACAGGCTGCTGCGGCCACCACCACTGCCACCTTTTTTTATTAGCTCGTCTTCAAACTCATTGACGCCATGCCAAAGCTTTGATGTCTTTCCTGTGTTTGGTTGGTGAAAGACTACTTGGGTTCCCAGATCTGATTTATGTGGGTGACTTGGACCAGTAGAGGAGCTACATGGGGTTGGTTTGagccactgcccacaccagtgCTTCTAAAATATTGTCGTTGGAATCAAGGCTGGACTCAGGTCTAGCCACATGCAATGCCCACACTAGACCCGGTTCAGTGACTCTAGTGTCTCTCAGCCAAAGAATTTTCTATCTGCCACTGACTCAGATTAGATCGGAAAATTTACAGCAATTCCTTAGAGGTTCTTTAGCAGCAAGAACACTCTATGTATCGGCTACAAAGAATGGAGCAAATTCATGGAAGTCTACTAGAATGTTTCAactgccaaacaacctcttagtGACTTACACCTCTTTCACCAAGTATGTGGGCAACCGATACTAAACTGAAACTTTGTTGCAGCATGCGGAGATTCCAATACCCATGCCGAAGCACGGCGAGGTTCTATTGAAACTCGAAGCAACGAGCCTGAACCCAGTTGATTGGAGGCTTCAGCATGGCCTGTTGCGGCCGCTCCTCCCATTCAAGTTCCCATTCATCCCAGGTATATAACCTCCTCATGGACCGATACTGCTTAGAAGGCATATTTGCATGTGGATGTATCAGGCTGCATTGGCCACAATACGAAAGTAAATAAATATTACTTTGCTTGATAATCACCATATGGATGGACACCGGCAGCCGATATTCGAAGTGTTAGGGTCAGCTTATTCGAATCAAATCACCAGCAAACTGAATCCAAACGTGCCACTGCCTCATGTGCcttctttgtttttgctttctttgtgTTTGTTCTGGTATTCGTCTGAGTGTTACCCATCTCTATTATGGCAGCTTATATGTTCCGGCTGGGCCCTCACCGGCCAAGGAGGGGGTCGTGCGTAATTTGGTTATGTGTTTGGGGCCCGAACATGGGTTGCGTGTTTGGGTGCTTGAAAAGACACAAACACCCGTCAAGGCAGCACTTTAGAAAGCCACTTTATAAGGACAAAACAGGACTACAAGAAAATGAATTCACATTTTGTCCACTAAGGACATGCCATTGTGGGCATGAAGGGTTAGTGTGTTAACCACTATTCTGTAGTGAACATGGTCTCATcttcatatgtatatacattttGTCCCAGAAACCCTCAAAGGTTTAAACCATGGTTAGGCTAAGCTAGAAGAGGGCCATATCGTCAGGATTTGTATCTATTACATAACGTTTTTTTAACAGAATTCGGCAATGAAAATTGGCCTTGAAACAGGTGAAGACATCGCCGGAGAGGTGATTGAGGTCGGACCCGGTGTTCAAAACTTCAAGCTGGGTGATAAAGTGGTGAGCATGCTCGGTATTTTGGTAAGTATGTTTCATCCaggatatgtttttcttggtcattttggggatgcaaactgAGGACTTAGGTGGTTCCCAGTTGAATCAACTCAACCCAACTCAAAATGAAATCGGACGCGGTTAGGGTTGAGTAATCAGTCGAATAACTCAAGCGTGACTGGACTCAAGTATTTGATCAACTTCAGATAGAGCTCAATTCATATCATAAACTTATGAGTCGACTTCGAACTTGATCTTTACAATGGAACCTTGAACAATCAACAAGATCAATTAGGCtcccaatttttgtttttccttcatttaCGTGCTTCACAGTCTGATGTTTGTTTCACTAAGTGATAGATTTATGTGTGTTATTACTAGAGCATTAGATGTTTAAATCTCATTGGTGCTGTTATCTAATTGGTCTTGTTATCTATTTTAGCACATCTTCTcagccaaattaaaaaaaaaataaaaaaaagtgtttgagCAAATGACTAGTCACACCCCAACTTTTTAAAATCGACAAGTAGGGGCTCAACTTTGGagaaaaaaatctcaaagtGCTGCCTACTGATAAaagaatattaatttttgatataaaataacgAAAAACACGGTGCCTATCTTGAAacaaaattatctttttttagCCACTAGAAAAGCAATTCTTTATAACCGTCATGTTTGTCATTTTAGATCAAAACAAGtcttttctgttcattttttgaaaagctTTCCTAAAAGCTGAGTGCCTATGTGgtaacttttaaaagttgaacgATGATTCATTATTTGCCTTAAATGCTTAATTCAACTCACAAGTCAATCTAAGATCAAGCCGGCCCTAGATGTAGCAAACTAAGTAAACCAAGTCATTACAGTTACTTTTCCAGTCATGATATAAACTATAAGGTCAGAGCACGTAACTAATATATCATCTTTGTACTAAACTACCTCCTAGCACGGAGGTGGCCTTGCAGAGTATGCAGTTGCAAAGGCAAACCTGACCGTGGAGAGGCCACCGGAGGTCTCAGCTGCCGAGGGTGCAGGCGTAGTCATAGCAGGTCTTACAGCTTTACAAGCCCTGACCAAGGCATGTGGGCTCAAGCTTGATGCCAGCACTTACAACGTCCCACTGAACATTCTCATCACGGCCGCATCCGGTGGAGTGGGTCTCTATGCAGTCCAGCTAGCTAAGCTTGCCAAGGCGCACGTAACCGCGACGTGTGGGTCTCGCAATCTAGGGCTGGTCAAGAGCCTAGGTGCCGACGAGGTGCTCGACTACACGACCCCGGAAGGCGCAGCACTGAAGAGCCCTTCTGGCCGGAAGTACGACGTGGTGTTGCACTGTGGTCCGACGACCCCTTGGCATACTTTTGAGCAGGTTTTGACCGAGACCGGGACCTTGATTGAGCTAACACCTGGTGTGGCTCACTACGTGAGCGCGTGGTTCAAAAAATTAATGCGTTCAAAGAAGGAATTTGTGCCCTTTCTTATGGTGCCCACTCGCGAGGAGCTCGAGCTTCTGATGGGCTTGCTCAAGGAAGGGAAGGTCAAGACGGTAGTGGACTCGACCTACCCTCGAGCCATGGCCCATGAGGCTTGGGCTAGGAGCATGGGCGGCCATGCCACTGGGAAGATCATAGTCATCCATAACTAATGATCGATATAAGTGGTAATGGAAGGCACAATCCAAAATAAGCCCTGTTCGAAGTAATAATTTGTACTAGTTTCCAATTACTTTTACTAAGTGGTGTTGGCTATAAAGAGTATTGAATATACTCTTGAGACAAAATAGTCATCAATTAACTTGAACTAAATTTGAGCTGTTTTGAATTTCATCTATTCTGATCTTGAATTCAACAAGCGTTGTGCCTAAGTAGATGTACCTAAACCAGTGGCCGAGCAATAATGTGTCAGAAGTGGGCAatttgcccacaccagcccacagaATTTACTTTATtagtttttatcctttttacatatgagtgccctttaaatttgaaatttaaaacaaaagttATGACTCTGCCTCTTTTTTTAGGGCAGGTTCATGGGATAGTAACAGAATGTTGCTGTCACCAAATGACCCATTaatatgatttgaatttgaatcttgaaAATTAAAACTCTGAATTCCAAATCTAAGCAGGTTGGAATCGGTGAAGCTCGAAACTGACCCGAGTCTGAGCTGTTACAATATTTGCTGGTATTGGAATAACACCTATGAGGAGTCAAACTTAGCTCATGTTGTTGATAAGGGAATTCAAGCATGAAATGCCCTTGatggttcttttctttttatctttaacAAATAGACATATAGCCCTGCTGTATTAAAGCCATTTTTGCTGATTGTTTGAAGGCTAAAAGGAGTACCTCTTTAGACCTTTAATTTGCTTGGAAGAAAGTTTGAACTTTAAGCTTCAACAAGTTACTTTAAGTAAATCTTAGCATATGACATAGAAAAAGTATCTTTTTATTAGTTAATGAACTTATGCTAACTTAGCCCAAAGTCAGCGGCGGAGCTCGCACATGTGGGTGTATGTCGGCACTTGCCAATAGAAACCAACCTaaattgtatatttatatatattg
Proteins encoded in this region:
- the LOC116251062 gene encoding chloroplast envelope quinone oxidoreductase homolog, coding for MAAKTMQAVRYEAYGGGSAALKHAEIPIPMPKHGEVLLKLEATSLNPVDWRLQHGLLRPLLPFKFPFIPGEDIAGEVIEVGPGVQNFKLGDKVVSMLGILHGGGLAEYAVAKANLTVERPPEVSAAEGAGVVIAGLTALQALTKACGLKLDASTYNVPLNILITAASGGVGLYAVQLAKLAKAHVTATCGSRNLGLVKSLGADEVLDYTTPEGAALKSPSGRKYDVVLHCGPTTPWHTFEQVLTETGTLIELTPGVAHYVSAWFKKLMRSKKEFVPFLMVPTREELELLMGLLKEGKVKTVVDSTYPRAMAHEAWARSMGGHATGKIIVIHN